Within Candidatus Hydrogenedentota bacterium, the genomic segment TTTTAAAGAGGCCATCTTCGCCTAACCCTGTAACGCATTTCGCATCAGCCGTTCGATCTCTTCAAACGGGGACTCCTCATAGAGTCCCTGCTGGAGGAACAGACGCACTTTCGGCATGAGTTTCAGCGCACGGTCAATCTCCGGATTGCTGCCTCCCACGTAGGCGCCGATATTCACCAGGTCTTCTGCATCACGATACGTGGCAAGCACCCGGCGCACTTCGCGCGCCAGGCGCTGATGTTCCTCGCTTACGACGTCTATCATGCACCGGCTGACGCTCCCCGTAACGTCTATGGCGGGATAATGGCCTCGAGTCGCCAAATCACGCGATAACGCGATATGACCGTCGAGGATGCTGCGCACAGCGTCGCCAATCGGGTCGTTGATATCATCCGCCTCGACCAAGACAGCATAGATGCCGGTTATGCTCCCTTGGGGCGAGGTGCCGGCGCGCTCAAGAAGTTTCGGCAGCAACGAATACACCGATGGCGGGTACCCCTTCGTCGTGGGAGGTTCCCCGATGGCCAGCCCCACCTCGCGCTGCGCCATCGCGAAGCGCGTAATCGAGTCCAGCATGAGCATCACGTCGGCCCCGCGCTCGCGAAACCATTCCGCGATGGCCGTGGCCATATACGCGCCCTTCACGCGCCGGAGGGCCGGCTCGTCTGAGGTGGCAACCACAACGACCGACCGGGCCAAGCCTTCCGGTCCCAAATCACCCTCGACAAATTCCCTCACCTCGCGGCCCCGTTCGCCAATCAAGCCGATAACATTGACGTCCGCGCTGGTATTACGCGCGATCATCCCGATCATCTTGCTCTTGCCGATACCGCTTCCCGACATCACCCCCATGCGCTGACCCTTGCCGCAGGTGATGCACGCATCGATCGCGCGGATACCCGTGGCCACCGGCGTCTCGATGCGCGTCCTTTCCAACGGCCGGGGCGGGACAGCCGTCAGAGGCGCCCGTTCCGTCGTCTTCGGCACGGGCCCGTCGTCCAAAGGCATGCCCATGCTGTCAATAACCCGGCCGAGCAGTGCGTCTCCCACATGCACCGTCTGGGGTTTGTAGGTCGGGATCAGGAGACTGTTGGGCGCGATTCCATTCATGTCGCCCAAGGGCATGAGAAGGATCCGCTTTCCGCGAAACCCCACCACCTCGACGGGAACCTTGTCGGCTGGGTCACGGGGTTGCACGTAGCACAGGTCCCCGATGCGCATGGCAGGGCCCGTGGCTTCCACCGTGAGCCCGACGACGTCGACAACGCGCCCATATACGCAAACGGGCTCGCATTCCTGCGCACGAAGTTGATATCGATCAAGGTTTATAGTCGCCACAGGTCACTCCAAGACGTCGTCGAATATCTTCTGGAGCTGTGTATCGATTTGGGCGTCCACTTCCAGATATTCGGATTCCGCCACGCATCCCCCCGGAGCCACTGTCTCGTCGGCCACGACCTCGAGGTTTTCTATCGCGGTAAACTCATCGAGAAGCCGTATGTTCTGCGCTTCCATCGCGGCGAGGTCGGCGGGGCTCAGCCGCAGGGTAATCCGTTCGCTTTTCTCGAAATGGCCAAGCGCTTCCCGAACGGTCGTCCGCACGCGCTCCGGGTCCACGGAAGGCTCGCGCCGAACGATGCGTTTCGCGATAGCCGCCGCAAGAGCGGCGACTTGAGGTTCCAACGACTGCAAGAATTGCTCATGCGCCGCCTGAATAGCCGACGCCGCGCTCTCAAGCGCCTCGGCCGCTTTTCCGACGGACTCTTCGAAGTGGGCCCGGCCCGCTTCGGTCCCTCGGCGAAGCCCTTCCGCATACGCCTCTCGCACCTTCAACTCGGCCTCTTTTCGCGCTTCGTCGATGATTTGCCGAGGGTCCAGGGCCAAATCGCCCGAGTTCTGGCGCAGGCCGGGACCGAGCAGTTCGAGGGCCTCCCGCTGGTAGGAAGGATATGCAACCGAATCCGGTTCCCAGCATTTGATTATTCGTGCCATTTCCCCGTTAGGAACTCCCCATTCGCGAACGCTCAGCGATTACACGATGATGTCATCTTCCGTACCGCCGCCGCGTCCTTCAATAATGATTTCGCCGGCTTCTTCCAGCCGCCGCACAATCCCCACGATTTTCTGCTGGGCCTCCTCAACATCGCGCAGGCGCACGGGCCCCATATATTCCATTTCTTCCGCGATCATCTCCCGCGCCCGGGTCGACATGTTC encodes:
- a CDS encoding FliI/YscN family ATPase, with the translated sequence MATINLDRYQLRAQECEPVCVYGRVVDVVGLTVEATGPAMRIGDLCYVQPRDPADKVPVEVVGFRGKRILLMPLGDMNGIAPNSLLIPTYKPQTVHVGDALLGRVIDSMGMPLDDGPVPKTTERAPLTAVPPRPLERTRIETPVATGIRAIDACITCGKGQRMGVMSGSGIGKSKMIGMIARNTSADVNVIGLIGERGREVREFVEGDLGPEGLARSVVVVATSDEPALRRVKGAYMATAIAEWFRERGADVMLMLDSITRFAMAQREVGLAIGEPPTTKGYPPSVYSLLPKLLERAGTSPQGSITGIYAVLVEADDINDPIGDAVRSILDGHIALSRDLATRGHYPAIDVTGSVSRCMIDVVSEEHQRLAREVRRVLATYRDAEDLVNIGAYVGGSNPEIDRALKLMPKVRLFLQQGLYEESPFEEIERLMRNALQG
- a CDS encoding FliH/SctL family protein encodes the protein MARIIKCWEPDSVAYPSYQREALELLGPGLRQNSGDLALDPRQIIDEARKEAELKVREAYAEGLRRGTEAGRAHFEESVGKAAEALESAASAIQAAHEQFLQSLEPQVAALAAAIAKRIVRREPSVDPERVRTTVREALGHFEKSERITLRLSPADLAAMEAQNIRLLDEFTAIENLEVVADETVAPGGCVAESEYLEVDAQIDTQLQKIFDDVLE